The Elephas maximus indicus isolate mEleMax1 chromosome 19, mEleMax1 primary haplotype, whole genome shotgun sequence genome contains a region encoding:
- the TM4SF5 gene encoding transmembrane 4 L6 family member 5, protein MCTGKCSRFVGLSLIPLSLVCIVANTLLLVPNAETGWTDHLSLHVWLMAGFIGGGLMVLCPGITAVRAGGKGCCGAGCCGNRCRMLHSVFCSAFGALGAIYCLAVSGAALRIGPKCLSNDEWKYPFENSKGDYLRDNSLWSLCKSPPRVVPWNLTLFSLLVAASCLEVVLCGVQLVNATIGVFCGDCRKKEVGRALLAEAPLTDHPMTPARSWKLAWSAPSLAGWNKLL, encoded by the exons ATGTGCACCGGAAAGTGTTCCCGCTTCGTGGGGCTCTCCCTCATCCCACTCTCCCTGGTCTGCATCGTGGCCAACACCCTCCTGCTGGTGCCTAATGCGGAGACTGGCTGGACCGACCACCTCAGCTTGCATGTCTGGCTCATGGCAGGCTTCATCGGTGGGGGCCTGATG GTACTGTGCCCAGGAATTACAGCTGTTCGGGCAGGGGGAAAGGGCTGCTGTGGCGCAGGCTGCTGTGGAAACCGCTGCAGG ATGCTTCACTCGGTCTTCTGCTCGGCGTTTGGGGCGCTTGGTGCCATCTACTGCCTTGCAGTATCAGGAGCCGCGCTCCGAATTGGACCCAAATGCCTCAGTAACGACGAGTGGAAATACCCGTTCGAAAACTCCAA AGGAGATTACTTGCGCGACAATAGTCTGTGGAGCCTGTGCAAGAGTCCGCCTCGTGTGGTCCCCTGGAACCTGACGCTCTTCTCGCTGCTGGTGGctgcctcctgcctggaggtggtgCTGTGCGGGGTGCAGCTGGTGAACGCGACCATTGGCGTTTTCTGTGGCGATTGCAGGAAGAAGGAGGTGGGGCG GGCACTCCTAGCTGAGGCTCCACTGACCGACCACCCCATGACACCTGCTCGCTCCTGGAAGCTCGCCTGGTCCGCCCCCTCCCTGGCTGGCTGGAATAAACTGCTATGA